Proteins encoded by one window of Halomonas sp. SH5A2:
- a CDS encoding phasin family protein translates to MQDKMMDAFNAQTRQMFEPMRKINSLMLNNMEKMTQYQLEAMKRYSQMGTERLRSATDVQDAESLRDFGTQQAAMMNELSQQMQEDARVMSEMSLEFKAEMEKLFGEAGKQMADQASAAAKGEQPAKASSQSSRKS, encoded by the coding sequence ATGCAAGATAAAATGATGGACGCCTTCAACGCCCAAACCCGCCAAATGTTTGAGCCGATGCGCAAGATTAACTCGCTGATGCTCAATAACATGGAAAAGATGACCCAGTATCAACTGGAAGCGATGAAGCGCTACAGCCAAATGGGCACCGAGCGCCTGCGTAGCGCAACCGATGTTCAGGATGCTGAAAGCCTGCGCGACTTCGGCACGCAGCAAGCGGCAATGATGAACGAGCTTTCGCAGCAAATGCAGGAAGACGCTCGCGTGATGAGCGAGATGAGCCTTGAGTTCAAGGCAGAGATGGAAAAACTGTTTGGTGAAGCAGGCAAGCAAATGGCCGACCAGGCCAGTGCCGCTGCCAAGGGTGAGCAGCCCGCGAAAGCGAGCAGCCAATCATCGCGTAAAAGCTGA
- a CDS encoding alpha/beta fold hydrolase produces the protein MSHPTATRYPHSLSLAQGRLAALSWGRDEAPAWLALHGWLDNAASFSRLAPLLVEALDIRIVAIDFRGHGYSAHAPAGEDYALWDYCHDVLDTMEDLAIERVALLAHSMGAAVACLLAAALPERIEQLTLLDGLGALNTPSGDTASQLRKGLVAHRRPISSAPRYPDLATAVAARVAGGVTPLDTVTATPLVERNADVAADGHVQMRTDSRLLKPSLVRFTPSQVLALLADIQAPVLLVEGEKGILGERDWADKARQTVPHLTRHVLAGGHHLHLEPQVVSRVAGVITQSINETSRSVVGSER, from the coding sequence ATGTCTCACCCCACTGCAACGCGTTATCCTCACTCCCTTTCCCTCGCCCAAGGTCGTCTGGCGGCGCTGAGCTGGGGGCGCGATGAGGCGCCCGCTTGGCTGGCGCTCCACGGCTGGCTCGATAATGCGGCGAGCTTTTCCCGGTTAGCGCCGTTGCTGGTGGAAGCACTGGATATCCGCATTGTAGCTATCGACTTTCGTGGTCATGGCTATTCGGCACATGCCCCGGCGGGTGAGGATTACGCGCTGTGGGATTATTGCCACGACGTGCTGGATACCATGGAAGACCTGGCCATTGAGCGAGTGGCGTTGCTCGCCCATTCCATGGGCGCCGCAGTGGCCTGCCTATTGGCTGCTGCCTTGCCGGAGCGCATTGAACAATTGACGCTGCTGGATGGCTTGGGTGCGCTCAATACGCCTTCTGGTGACACGGCAAGCCAACTGCGCAAGGGGTTAGTGGCGCATAGGCGGCCCATTTCCAGTGCGCCGCGTTATCCTGATCTGGCCACCGCGGTAGCGGCCCGTGTGGCCGGTGGTGTCACCCCACTAGACACCGTCACGGCCACGCCGCTGGTGGAGCGCAATGCCGATGTGGCGGCTGACGGGCACGTGCAGATGCGTACCGACAGCCGCTTGTTAAAGCCATCGCTAGTGCGTTTTACGCCTTCGCAAGTGTTAGCGCTACTGGCCGATATCCAGGCACCGGTGCTATTGGTAGAAGGTGAGAAGGGCATTTTAGGCGAGCGCGACTGGGCGGATAAAGCCCGCCAGACGGTGCCGCACCTAACACGCCATGTACTGGCAGGCGGCCATCACCTGCACCTTGAACCCCAGGTGGTGTCTCGCGTTGCCGGGGTGATTACGCAATCTATCAATGAAACGTCGAGATCCGTCGTAGGAAGCGAGCGATGA
- a CDS encoding patatin-like phospholipase family protein encodes MNEPSLADDRRPKGNKVALVLGSGGARGYAHIGVIEALEARGYEIISIAGCSMGALIAGIYASGKLPEYREWVCHLDYLDVLKLVDVTWSPMGAMRAGKVMSKLEGLVGDTLMEDLPIPVTTVATDLVRQREVWFQNGPLLRAIRASIAVPGVITPVHLGDQVLVDGGLLNPLPMMPILAAHEADFVVAVNVTAHSPQPVSLEEMLPKDEDNDSRTTQELDRDANIGGWMDEVRATTRRLWGELGSSSEEAEVDETVDLRGKREWGKLDMILESFDITQAALAKYKIAGYPPDILIEVPKTVCSAYEFHRAKDLIRLGRHLADEALARRMPGIVSDATE; translated from the coding sequence ATGAACGAACCGAGCCTGGCCGATGACCGTAGACCGAAAGGCAATAAAGTGGCATTGGTGCTGGGTAGCGGCGGTGCCCGGGGCTACGCGCACATCGGCGTGATTGAGGCGTTGGAAGCGCGGGGCTACGAAATCATCTCGATTGCCGGATGTTCCATGGGCGCGCTGATAGCCGGCATTTATGCGTCGGGTAAACTGCCTGAATATCGCGAATGGGTGTGTCATTTGGACTACCTGGATGTGCTCAAGCTGGTCGATGTGACCTGGAGCCCAATGGGGGCCATGCGGGCCGGCAAAGTCATGAGTAAGTTGGAAGGGCTGGTGGGCGATACATTGATGGAAGACCTGCCGATTCCGGTGACCACCGTGGCCACTGACCTGGTGCGCCAGCGCGAGGTATGGTTTCAAAACGGCCCGCTGCTGCGTGCGATACGAGCATCAATCGCCGTCCCCGGCGTGATTACCCCCGTGCATTTGGGTGATCAGGTGCTGGTCGACGGTGGTCTGCTGAATCCGCTGCCCATGATGCCCATACTCGCCGCCCACGAGGCTGACTTTGTGGTGGCGGTCAACGTGACCGCCCATAGCCCGCAGCCGGTGTCTTTGGAGGAAATGCTTCCCAAGGATGAGGATAATGACAGCCGCACGACCCAGGAACTCGACCGCGATGCCAATATTGGTGGCTGGATGGACGAGGTGCGAGCCACCACGCGGCGACTTTGGGGCGAGCTTGGCAGCAGTAGCGAAGAGGCTGAGGTGGATGAAACGGTGGACCTGCGCGGCAAGCGCGAGTGGGGCAAGCTGGATATGATCCTTGAATCGTTCGATATTACCCAGGCGGCGCTGGCGAAATATAAAATTGCCGGTTACCCGCCCGATATTCTCATCGAAGTTCCCAAAACGGTGTGCAGTGCTTACGAGTTTCATCGTGCCAAGGATCTGATCCGCCTGGGCCGTCACTTGGCCGATGAGGCTCTGGCACGGCGCATGCCCGGTATTGTCTCGGATGCGACAGAATAA
- a CDS encoding M20/M25/M40 family metallo-hydrolase: MSDSAKPWTQPMPDAQFKLMRDILAAPSPVGLEAAMTYGVLKPYFESFAPSDWHLHQFKGNAGVVLDTHPGRDDMFKVMIIGHADKIRMQVRSIGEDGKIWINTDSFLPTVLIGHEVKLFSEDPEAPGSYRCIEGGTVEALGAIHFSEPAMRDGSKGLKKEQIYLDLQIHGENKKQQVLNLGVRPGDSIIFDRPIRSGFSPDTFYGAYLDNGLGCFVAAEVAKLIAEAGGTEQVRVLFAIASYEEIGRFGSRVMAGEMKPDALIGVDVNHDYVAAPGIGDKRMQPLEMGKGFTMAVGSIASEQLNRVIAEAAKANEIPMQRDMVGVDTGTDGMAGVLASVDSAATSIGFPIRNMHTISETGNTQDVLAAIHALTHTLQALDKVPDLKREFLDNHPRLDQASPLGHQGSDKPDDEKSTDKAD, translated from the coding sequence ATGAGCGATAGTGCAAAACCCTGGACACAGCCGATGCCCGACGCGCAGTTCAAACTGATGCGCGATATCCTGGCAGCGCCAAGCCCCGTGGGGCTGGAAGCCGCCATGACCTACGGCGTATTAAAGCCCTACTTTGAAAGTTTTGCCCCGAGCGACTGGCACCTTCACCAGTTCAAGGGCAATGCGGGCGTCGTGCTCGACACCCATCCCGGTCGGGATGACATGTTCAAGGTCATGATCATTGGCCATGCGGATAAGATCCGCATGCAGGTGCGCTCTATCGGTGAAGACGGCAAGATCTGGATCAACACCGACTCCTTCTTGCCCACCGTGCTGATCGGCCATGAAGTGAAGCTATTTAGCGAAGACCCGGAAGCACCCGGCAGCTACCGCTGCATTGAAGGCGGCACGGTAGAAGCCCTGGGCGCCATTCATTTTTCCGAACCCGCCATGCGCGATGGCAGCAAAGGCCTGAAGAAAGAGCAGATCTATCTGGACCTGCAGATTCACGGCGAAAACAAAAAGCAGCAGGTATTGAACCTGGGCGTACGCCCCGGCGACTCGATTATTTTTGACCGCCCTATTCGCTCTGGCTTTAGCCCCGATACCTTCTACGGTGCTTATCTGGATAACGGACTGGGTTGTTTTGTGGCCGCCGAAGTGGCCAAGCTGATCGCCGAGGCAGGCGGTACCGAGCAGGTACGTGTATTGTTCGCGATTGCCAGCTACGAAGAGATTGGCCGCTTCGGTAGCCGCGTTATGGCGGGCGAAATGAAACCTGATGCGCTAATTGGCGTTGATGTAAACCACGACTACGTGGCCGCACCCGGTATCGGCGACAAACGCATGCAGCCGCTGGAAATGGGCAAAGGCTTCACCATGGCGGTGGGCTCGATTGCCAGTGAACAGCTCAACCGCGTGATTGCCGAAGCCGCCAAGGCGAACGAGATTCCCATGCAGCGTGACATGGTCGGCGTTGATACGGGCACCGACGGCATGGCCGGTGTGTTGGCGTCGGTCGACAGTGCCGCCACGTCGATTGGTTTTCCGATCCGCAACATGCACACGATTTCGGAAACCGGCAATACCCAAGACGTGTTGGCCGCTATTCATGCCCTGACCCACACACTGCAAGCGTTGGATAAAGTGCCTGACCTGAAGCGTGAATTCCTCGATAATCATCCGCGCCTTGACCAGGCAAGCCCTCTTGGCCACCAGGGCAGCGACAAACCCGACGACGAAAAAAGCACTGACAAAGCCGATTGA
- a CDS encoding Smr/MutS family protein, with protein sequence MTRRRHLPDDDDISAFRQALKAAGVRRIATNQADPGKPKRKDDAQQARRQAAVESNTFATSGRTSDGRVEAVRPSEYLEFSVADLPWRTFSQLKRGQTAWQAGLDLHGYTLEEARLELESFLRDATAQGLRCVLVVHGKAWGTTADFPVLKSHTNAWLREWPGVLAFCSAIEIDGGTGAVYILLRKRGQ encoded by the coding sequence ATGACACGACGCCGCCACCTGCCCGATGACGACGACATCAGTGCTTTCCGCCAAGCGCTGAAAGCCGCGGGCGTGCGTCGCATTGCCACCAACCAGGCCGACCCCGGCAAACCCAAGCGCAAAGATGATGCCCAGCAGGCCAGACGGCAGGCGGCGGTAGAAAGCAACACCTTCGCCACCAGCGGCCGTACCTCCGATGGCCGGGTCGAGGCGGTGCGCCCTTCCGAGTACCTGGAATTCAGCGTCGCCGACTTGCCCTGGCGCACATTCAGCCAGCTAAAGCGTGGCCAGACGGCCTGGCAGGCGGGCCTCGACTTGCATGGTTATACCCTTGAAGAGGCCAGGTTGGAGCTCGAAAGCTTTCTGCGTGACGCAACCGCTCAAGGGCTTCGCTGTGTACTGGTTGTCCACGGCAAGGCCTGGGGCACCACCGCCGATTTTCCAGTACTCAAAAGCCACACCAATGCCTGGCTGCGCGAATGGCCCGGGGTCCTGGCCTTCTGTTCTGCCATCGAGATCGACGGCGGCACCGGCGCGGTGTATATCCTGCTGCGTAAACGCGGTCAGTAG
- a CDS encoding YbfB/YjiJ family MFS transporter, producing the protein MATATLRSQRFKVLLAGVFSQLLCIGVARFAYTPLLPVMQQQSWIGDADGGWLAALNYAGYMLGAVLAASVRRIHVKDTLYRICLVLAVLTTAGMALTEHFWLWAGLRFVAGFSSSGAMLLASGLILHWLIQHHQRGELGIHFAGLGLGIVVAAVAVELMLALSMDWQAQWWGFSLLGAVLLVPAWRWLPRPSPVVPGASGDQTAAAQPPTRTFMRWMLAAYFCAGYGYVISATFIVTIVEREPLLAGAGNWTFALVGLAAAPAVILWDLVARRIGYLGALILAMCLQVIGIVLPAMTTNLAAVLLSAVLYGGTFLGCVSLVLTMAGRLYPASPARLMGQMTLAYGAAQIIAPALTGMLAEASGHYNVGLWLAGGFVALGALLFAWLRRVDQTAQRLDAEAKAAVYAP; encoded by the coding sequence ATGGCCACCGCTACCCTTCGCTCTCAGCGCTTCAAGGTGCTGCTGGCGGGTGTTTTCAGTCAGTTGCTGTGTATCGGGGTGGCCCGTTTTGCCTACACCCCGTTACTGCCGGTGATGCAGCAGCAAAGCTGGATTGGCGACGCCGATGGTGGTTGGCTGGCGGCGCTCAATTACGCAGGCTATATGCTGGGCGCCGTGCTGGCGGCGTCTGTCCGTCGTATCCATGTCAAAGATACCCTGTACCGTATCTGCTTGGTACTGGCCGTTCTCACGACGGCGGGTATGGCATTGACCGAGCATTTTTGGCTCTGGGCGGGGCTGCGCTTTGTGGCGGGGTTTTCGAGTAGCGGCGCGATGCTGCTGGCCTCGGGGCTGATTCTCCACTGGCTGATTCAGCATCACCAGCGCGGTGAGCTGGGCATTCATTTTGCCGGGCTTGGCCTTGGCATTGTCGTTGCGGCTGTCGCCGTTGAGCTGATGCTGGCGTTGTCGATGGACTGGCAGGCGCAGTGGTGGGGATTTAGCCTGCTTGGCGCTGTGTTGCTCGTGCCGGCCTGGCGCTGGCTTCCACGGCCATCGCCTGTCGTGCCTGGTGCCTCGGGGGACCAAACCGCCGCCGCCCAACCGCCCACCCGCACCTTTATGCGCTGGATGCTGGCCGCCTATTTCTGTGCGGGGTATGGCTATGTGATCAGCGCTACCTTCATCGTCACGATTGTGGAACGCGAGCCGTTGTTGGCCGGTGCTGGCAACTGGACTTTTGCGTTGGTGGGGCTGGCGGCGGCCCCGGCGGTCATCTTGTGGGACCTTGTGGCGCGTCGCATCGGCTATTTGGGCGCGCTGATACTGGCAATGTGCCTACAGGTTATCGGCATTGTCCTGCCCGCCATGACGACGAATCTGGCGGCGGTGCTGCTCAGCGCAGTGCTTTATGGCGGCACCTTTCTGGGTTGTGTCAGCCTGGTGCTGACCATGGCGGGGCGGCTATATCCCGCCAGCCCCGCACGGTTAATGGGGCAAATGACCCTGGCCTACGGCGCCGCGCAGATCATCGCGCCAGCGCTTACGGGCATGCTGGCGGAGGCCTCCGGCCACTATAACGTTGGTCTGTGGCTGGCTGGTGGCTTTGTGGCGCTGGGAGCCCTGTTGTTCGCCTGGTTGCGCCGTGTCGACCAAACCGCGCAGCGGTTGGACGCCGAGGCCAAAGCCGCCGTTTATGCACCGTAG
- a CDS encoding LexA family protein — translation MTQPLSPIAPAVPLTHQSLPFPALHGRAGFSGFPSPAQDYEPRTLDLNVRLIKNPTQTFYLTATGDSMEGWGIFDRDLLVVDRSLSARLGHILVAMFDDELLIKRYALYRGAPHLCSAHPHYPPLPLQGSDCQVWGVVRAVIHEYLR, via the coding sequence ATGACGCAGCCGTTATCGCCTATCGCGCCAGCCGTGCCGTTAACGCATCAGTCGCTGCCCTTTCCTGCGCTACACGGCCGCGCCGGATTTAGCGGCTTTCCCTCCCCTGCGCAGGATTACGAACCGCGCACGCTGGACCTCAACGTGCGCCTGATCAAGAACCCCACCCAAACGTTTTACCTGACTGCCACCGGTGACAGCATGGAGGGCTGGGGAATTTTCGATCGCGACCTGCTGGTCGTTGACCGCAGCCTCTCGGCCCGCCTGGGGCACATTCTGGTGGCCATGTTCGACGACGAACTGCTTATCAAGCGTTACGCGCTATATCGCGGCGCGCCGCATCTGTGCTCCGCACACCCGCATTACCCGCCGCTGCCCCTGCAAGGCAGCGACTGTCAGGTATGGGGTGTGGTCCGGGCGGTCATTCACGAATACCTGCGATGA
- the aroC gene encoding chorismate synthase, with amino-acid sequence MSGNTFGKLFTVTTFGESHGPALGAIVDGCPPGLPLSEADLQHDLDRRRPGSSRYTTQRQEADQVKILSGVFEGKTTGTSIGLIIENTDQRSKDYSKIKDQFRPAHADYTYHHKYGHRDYRGGGRSSARETAVRVAAGAIAKQYLAAQGVQVRGYMSQLGPIKIDFNSWDAVGQNAFFCPDPAKVPELEDYMDQLRRDQDSVGAEITVVADGVPVGLGEPVFDRLDADLAHGLMSINAVKGIEIGAGFGCIDQRGSEHRDEMTPEGFLSNHAGGVLGGISSGQPIVARLALKPTSSITTPGRSIDVNGNAVEVVTKGRHDPCVGIRATPIAEAMMAITLMDHWLRQRGQNGAVSVDTPRLTQR; translated from the coding sequence ATGTCCGGCAATACATTTGGCAAACTATTTACTGTCACCACCTTCGGGGAAAGCCACGGCCCGGCGCTAGGCGCTATTGTCGATGGCTGCCCACCGGGGTTGCCTCTCAGCGAGGCGGATTTACAGCACGACCTGGACCGCCGCCGTCCCGGTAGCTCGCGGTATACCACCCAGCGCCAGGAAGCGGACCAGGTGAAAATCCTGTCGGGCGTCTTCGAAGGCAAAACGACCGGTACCTCGATTGGCCTGATCATCGAGAACACCGATCAACGCTCGAAAGACTATTCAAAAATCAAGGATCAGTTTCGCCCCGCCCACGCGGACTACACCTACCACCACAAGTATGGCCACCGTGACTATCGTGGCGGAGGGCGTTCAAGCGCGCGGGAGACCGCGGTACGTGTCGCTGCAGGCGCCATCGCCAAGCAGTACCTGGCCGCTCAGGGAGTGCAGGTGCGTGGTTACATGAGCCAGCTCGGCCCGATCAAGATCGATTTCAACTCCTGGGACGCCGTCGGTCAGAACGCGTTTTTCTGCCCCGACCCTGCCAAAGTGCCCGAGCTTGAAGACTACATGGATCAGCTGCGCCGCGATCAGGACTCCGTCGGCGCGGAGATCACCGTGGTGGCCGATGGCGTGCCGGTCGGGCTGGGTGAGCCGGTATTTGATCGCCTGGATGCTGATCTGGCGCATGGTTTGATGAGTATTAATGCGGTAAAAGGGATTGAGATTGGCGCCGGGTTTGGTTGCATTGATCAACGGGGCAGTGAGCATCGCGACGAGATGACGCCGGAAGGCTTTTTGTCTAACCACGCCGGTGGGGTGCTGGGGGGGATTTCCAGCGGCCAGCCCATTGTGGCCCGTCTGGCGCTCAAGCCGACGTCAAGCATCACCACGCCAGGGCGCTCAATCGACGTCAACGGTAACGCTGTCGAGGTGGTGACCAAAGGTCGTCATGACCCTTGCGTGGGTATTCGCGCAACGCCCATCGCGGAAGCGATGATGGCGATAACGCTGATGGATCACTGGCTGCGGCAGCGTGGGCAAAACGGTGCGGTAAGCGTTGATACGCCACGTTTAACCCAACGCTAA
- a CDS encoding Y-family DNA polymerase: MIGLVDANNFYVSCERVFQPHLEGKAVGVMSNNDGCVIARSAEMKAMDIPMGTPAFKLEGLRQRGEIHLLSSNYELYGDMSARLAQLLRDACPDIAPYSIDEMFIYLEGMSEHQCQTLGDRLRRDIHRGIGLPVCIGLAPTHTLAKLANHAAKKQSHYQGVCLLVGNDASTAALLKQTPVSEVWGVGRRLAERLAISGIHSAWDLRECDKKQLRKRFSVVLARTALELCGTPCLEMNAVDQPRQRIMTSRSFGQPSGIKAQVHEALRRHAQRSAEKLREQHSLARSVMLFLKTNRHRRDQPQYFPHTLVALPTPSDDTRVILDAVRQGLEQIYRPGYRFMKAGVMLLDIVDAQQHQLSLLNAPARHHPLLMATVDAINQRLGQDTIRFGMTDDEAPWQLRCAHRSNRYTTRWDELLEVGTHPGAIADARAKRQQPKPKQQRSIRL, encoded by the coding sequence ATGATCGGTCTTGTCGACGCCAATAATTTTTACGTCAGCTGCGAACGCGTTTTCCAGCCTCACCTGGAGGGCAAAGCCGTCGGCGTGATGTCCAACAACGACGGCTGCGTGATTGCCCGCTCGGCGGAAATGAAAGCAATGGACATTCCCATGGGCACTCCCGCCTTCAAACTGGAAGGGCTACGCCAGCGTGGCGAGATTCATCTGCTGTCGTCCAACTATGAGCTGTATGGCGACATGTCGGCACGGCTGGCCCAGTTGTTGCGGGATGCTTGTCCTGACATCGCCCCCTACTCCATCGACGAAATGTTTATCTACCTGGAGGGCATGAGCGAGCACCAGTGCCAAACCCTGGGTGATCGCTTACGCCGGGACATTCATCGCGGCATTGGGTTACCGGTATGTATCGGGCTGGCACCGACCCACACGCTCGCCAAACTCGCCAACCATGCGGCCAAGAAGCAGTCACACTACCAGGGCGTTTGTCTGCTCGTCGGGAATGATGCCAGCACCGCTGCCTTGCTTAAGCAAACGCCGGTCAGCGAAGTATGGGGGGTGGGCAGGCGGCTTGCCGAACGGCTTGCCATTAGCGGCATTCATAGCGCCTGGGATTTACGCGAGTGCGATAAAAAACAGCTGCGCAAACGCTTTTCCGTGGTGCTGGCGCGCACCGCCCTAGAGCTGTGTGGCACACCTTGCCTGGAAATGAACGCGGTGGATCAACCTCGCCAGCGCATAATGACGTCGCGCTCTTTTGGTCAACCCAGCGGGATAAAAGCTCAGGTGCACGAGGCACTGCGCCGCCATGCCCAGCGTAGTGCCGAAAAACTTCGCGAGCAGCATAGCCTGGCGCGCTCGGTGATGCTGTTCTTGAAAACCAACCGCCACCGTCGTGACCAGCCACAGTACTTCCCCCACACGCTGGTCGCGTTACCCACTCCTAGCGACGATACACGCGTTATTCTCGACGCCGTCCGCCAGGGTCTTGAGCAGATATACCGCCCCGGCTATCGGTTCATGAAAGCCGGGGTGATGCTGCTGGATATCGTCGATGCCCAACAGCATCAGCTATCGCTGCTCAACGCTCCCGCTCGGCACCATCCGCTGCTAATGGCCACGGTGGACGCCATCAACCAACGGTTGGGGCAAGACACGATCCGCTTTGGGATGACCGATGACGAGGCGCCCTGGCAGCTGCGCTGCGCCCATCGCTCGAATCGCTATACCACGCGCTGGGATGAGCTGCTGGAAGTCGGTACTCACCCCGGCGCGATTGCCGACGCCAGGGCAAAACGGCAACAACCGAAGCCGAAACAGCAACGTTCAATAAGACTTTAG
- a CDS encoding sodium-dependent transporter — MASSGQPRIQWLGRWGFMLAATGSAVGLGNIWKFPYITGEFGGGAFVLVYLACILAVGVPVMMTEIAFGRRGLGSPVDAIRRVVNESGRSSAWSLIGWMAMLCGFMILSFYVVVAGWSFSYLWKMLTGGLSGSSVDDMAAVFGANNANPWNLGFWSTLVTLLTMLIVGKGVQEGIEKNVRWMMPGLVLMLALLIVFGVFSGGFGQAFSFLFSFNAGSLSSEGMLAALGHAFFTLSLASGAILTYGSYLPKGTSIGRTTLSVAIADTVVALMAGLAIFPVIFANGMNPAEGPGLIFMSLPLAFQAMPLGTLFGILFFLMLSMAALTSAISMVEATVSWLCDNKGISRRSASWGTGIVLWLISTLAMLSFNLGAEWTLAGKNFFGWLDYLTSRFMMPLGGLGMVVLAGFVLKSETFRDELGLAPLPYALWLTMVRYVSPLGIVVIFIDALGLYQVSFIAHWPWLLVILVAMAALGEMLSPRLRHVLKSY; from the coding sequence ATGGCGTCTTCTGGGCAACCGCGCATCCAATGGTTAGGCCGCTGGGGCTTTATGCTGGCGGCGACAGGCTCGGCCGTTGGGTTGGGCAATATTTGGAAGTTTCCCTATATTACCGGGGAATTTGGCGGTGGGGCCTTCGTGCTGGTCTATCTCGCCTGTATCTTGGCGGTGGGCGTGCCGGTCATGATGACCGAGATTGCCTTTGGACGGCGTGGTCTGGGTAGCCCGGTCGATGCCATTCGCCGGGTGGTCAACGAGTCCGGTCGCTCTTCAGCGTGGTCATTGATCGGCTGGATGGCGATGCTCTGCGGCTTCATGATTCTGTCGTTTTATGTCGTTGTGGCGGGCTGGTCGTTCTCTTACCTGTGGAAGATGCTGACCGGTGGTTTATCGGGTAGCAGCGTTGACGATATGGCCGCGGTGTTTGGGGCCAATAACGCCAACCCCTGGAATCTGGGGTTCTGGAGCACTCTGGTCACACTGCTGACCATGCTGATCGTCGGTAAAGGCGTGCAGGAGGGCATTGAAAAGAACGTCAGATGGATGATGCCCGGGTTGGTGTTGATGCTGGCGCTGTTGATTGTGTTTGGCGTTTTTTCGGGCGGCTTTGGTCAGGCGTTCAGTTTCCTGTTTTCTTTCAATGCGGGCAGCTTGTCCAGTGAAGGCATGCTGGCCGCGCTGGGGCACGCGTTTTTCACCCTATCGCTGGCCTCTGGGGCAATCCTGACTTACGGCAGCTACCTACCGAAAGGAACTTCCATCGGGCGTACCACGCTAAGCGTGGCAATCGCCGATACCGTGGTGGCGTTAATGGCCGGACTGGCGATTTTCCCGGTAATTTTTGCCAACGGGATGAACCCTGCCGAAGGCCCCGGGCTTATCTTCATGAGCTTGCCGCTAGCGTTTCAAGCGATGCCGCTGGGCACGCTATTTGGCATTCTGTTTTTCCTGATGCTGTCGATGGCCGCACTGACCTCGGCGATTTCGATGGTCGAGGCGACGGTCTCTTGGCTGTGCGATAACAAGGGCATTTCCCGGCGTTCCGCGTCGTGGGGCACCGGCATCGTGCTGTGGCTGATCAGCACCCTGGCGATGCTGTCGTTCAATCTGGGTGCCGAATGGACGCTGGCGGGTAAGAATTTCTTTGGCTGGCTGGATTACCTGACCTCGCGCTTCATGATGCCGCTGGGCGGCTTGGGCATGGTCGTGCTGGCAGGCTTCGTCTTGAAGAGCGAGACGTTCCGCGATGAGCTGGGGCTTGCACCGCTGCCCTATGCGCTGTGGCTGACCATGGTGCGCTACGTTAGCCCGCTCGGCATTGTGGTGATCTTTATCGACGCGCTGGGACTTTATCAGGTTTCGTTTATCGCGCACTGGCCGTGGTTACTGGTGATTCTGGTCGCCATGGCGGCGTTGGGCGAAATGCTCAGCCCGCGTTTGCGCCACGTGCTAAAGTCTTATTGA
- the prmB gene encoding 50S ribosomal protein L3 N(5)-glutamine methyltransferase, whose translation MTQPLNAETSPSSLSLPDTALVSELITLRDYLRWVSSEFYLAGLYYGHGTESAWDEAVALCLGALHLPWNVDPGVQDARLLPMERERIVALTRERITTRRPLPYLLGEAFFAGYPFNVDERVLIPRSPMAELIEDGFAAWFPEEPPERVLDLCTGSGCIGIATALYLPTCEVTLADISQEALAVARQNITRHDVGERVRAVEADVFSGLEGQRFDVIISNPPYVDKRDLATMPAEFRHEPALALGAGSDGLDIVRRILREARGHLTDEGWLIVEVGNSDRHVEAAFPEVAFMWLEFERGGQGVFALSAAELDAHAASFA comes from the coding sequence GTGACCCAGCCTCTCAACGCCGAGACTTCGCCTTCCTCCCTCAGCCTGCCGGATACGGCGCTGGTGAGCGAGCTTATAACCTTACGCGACTACCTGCGCTGGGTATCCAGCGAGTTCTATTTGGCGGGGCTTTACTATGGCCACGGCACCGAATCGGCATGGGATGAAGCCGTCGCACTGTGTCTGGGGGCGCTGCATTTGCCCTGGAATGTCGACCCAGGCGTACAGGATGCGCGCTTGTTGCCGATGGAGCGCGAGCGCATCGTGGCCCTCACCCGTGAGCGAATCACCACGCGTCGACCGCTGCCTTACCTGTTGGGTGAGGCCTTCTTTGCCGGTTATCCATTCAACGTCGATGAACGCGTGCTGATCCCGCGCTCGCCGATGGCGGAGCTGATAGAGGATGGCTTCGCTGCCTGGTTCCCTGAAGAACCGCCCGAGCGGGTGCTGGATTTGTGCACCGGCTCGGGTTGTATCGGCATTGCCACCGCGCTTTATTTGCCCACTTGCGAGGTGACGCTGGCTGACATTAGCCAGGAGGCCCTTGCCGTGGCCAGACAAAATATCACCCGCCACGATGTCGGTGAGCGTGTTCGTGCAGTAGAAGCCGATGTGTTCAGCGGGCTGGAGGGGCAGCGTTTTGATGTCATTATTTCGAATCCGCCCTATGTCGATAAGCGTGACTTGGCCACCATGCCCGCCGAATTTCGCCACGAGCCTGCCCTGGCGCTGGGAGCGGGCAGCGACGGTCTGGATATCGTGCGGCGCATTCTGCGCGAGGCACGCGGGCACCTGACCGATGAAGGCTGGCTGATTGTAGAAGTTGGCAACTCAGACCGCCACGTGGAGGCTGCCTTTCCCGAGGTGGCGTTCATGTGGCTTGAATTCGAGCGTGGCGGCCAGGGTGTCTTTGCCCTGAGCGCCGCTGAACTCGACGCCCATGCGGCGTCTTTTGCGTGA